The Bartonella krasnovii sequence GAACCATTTGATTACGATCAAAGGCCATATTATCGCGCAGGTAATCAAAGCCTAATTCATTATTTGTTGCATAGGTGATGTCGCATGCATAGGCTGCTCGACGGGCATCACTATCAAGGTCATGGAGAATTACGCCTGTTGTTAGTCCTAGAAAACCAAAAATTTTTCCCATTGTTTCAGCATCACGACTGGCGAGATAATCGTTTACTGTCACAACATGAACGCCTTTACCTTCCAATGCATTGAGATAAATTGGCAACGTTGCCATTAATGTTTTGCCTTCACCGGTACGCATTTCCGCTATACCACAGTCGTGAAGGACCATTCCACCAATAAGTTGTACGTCAAAAGGACGCATATCATAAACACGTTTTGCAGCTTCACGAACCGTTGCGAACGCTTCCGGTAAGAGTAAATCAACACTTTCACCTTCACTAAGACGTTTACGAAAGATTTCTGTCTTTTGGTAAAGCTGCTCATCGCTTAATTTTACAAATTGTTCTTCCAAAGCATTAATTTGTGCAACTTTTTGGCGGAGTGCTTTGAGACGTCTCTCATGAGCTGAACCGAAAAATTTACGTGCAAAAACACTTAAACTGACCATCTCTGGCCCTTTCTTTTAATTGTTATCATTCTTGTTAGGAAATTCATATGATTTCCCCATGTTCCACATTTTCTTTAAGTTTTCCGATATCATGAAATGCAGATGGTACCATTATACTTGCCGGTGTGCAATTTTTCACTTCAAATTGTAAAGTAGAGATAAGAGGCTAAGGGCGCTATGTCAACTTTAGGTATGTTATTAACGGATACAATTCAAAGTAATTTAAGATATAACGTGCCACTTTTCTCTATTATTATGTTTTTCATTTGCCTTAGATAGGGTTGAAAAAACTGAGATAAAAGAGCAATTTTATATTTTTTAAAATAAATTGCTAATTTATTTCTCTACGTTTAAATATTAAAGTGTTATGGTAAAGAAAATTGGAATCTTGAACCTGCCTTGCATTTTTAAGGAGTATATTTATGAAATTTAACTTTATCACGCTGTTTTTAGCATCAGCTTTATTGGCAAGTACAAGTTTAGGGGTGAGGGCCACAGAAGATTTGAATTCATCGCCGAATGATTTAAAGACTTTGGAAAAAGCTTCTGAAAAAGCTGTTTCTCCTTCTCATGTTATGGCTGTTATTGATGGGAAGGATATCACAGCAGGACAATTGGATGAGTTAGCGCTTGAAATAAATCCTAATTTAGCCCGTTTTCCCGATGAACAACGCCGTATCATGGTTTTAAAAGCCTATGTGGATATGCAGGCACTTGCAAAAGCGGCAAGAAGCAAAGGTCTTGATAAGAGTGAAGCTTACGATAAACGTATGGCAGTTATGCGTGACAATGTGCTTCAACAGCTTTATTTTAAACAGGCGATTGTTGACAAAATATCGGATACTGATTTGGAGGCTCTTTATAAACAAGAAATTGCTGCTTTACCTAAAGAAGATGAAGTTAAAGCGCGTCATATTTTGGTCAAAACCAGAAAAGAAGCAGAAGCCATCATTAAGCGTTTAAGTAAAGGCGAAAATTTCGAAGAGATTGCCAAAAAAAGTTCAACAGATGGTTCCGCTGCTGTTGGGGGTGATCTTGGTTATTTTAGCCATGGTCAAATGGTCAAGCCTTTTGAAGATGCAGCATTTGGTTTGAAAGTTGGCGAATACACGAAACAACCCGTTGAAAGTCCTTTTGGTTGGCATATTATTAAATTAGAAGATCGTCGTGTAAAACAGCCTCCTGCATTTGATGATGTTAAAGAGATGTTGCGTACACAGTTGATAAAAAAGCGCTATCAAGAACTAATTGTTGATTTGCGTAGCAAGATAGATGTGAAGTATCCTGATCCTAATGTTACAAAAATCATGGAATCGCTTAATCAAAATGGAACGCTTATTCCCGATGAGACATCCGACGAAGAGGATACGGAATAACGAGAAAAATAAATAGATAGCCTCTTTAATAGATAGTTTGCTAAGTTTTTTTCAAAAAAAACGAACAGTTTTCTATTAAGAGGTTATTAAGCTGCGGTCATTTTATTTATTTTTATAGAGAGCATATTGTGGTCTTTAAAATCTCTCCTTTGATGCCCCAAAACATCCAAGAGCTTTCCCCATTGTCTGATGTACGGATAGCGACAGCTAAAGCTGGGATTAAATATAAAGATCGTACAGATCTCCTTTTTATTGTATTCGATAAACCAGCGAGTGTGGCAGGTGTTTTTACACGTTCAAAATGTCCATCTGCTCCTGTAGAGCATTGTCGTGCATCGCTTCCCCATGGGGTTGCAAGGGGGGTTATTGTGAATTCTGGAAATGCAAATGCTTTTACAGGAAGCAAAGGAAAGAATACAACCAATGAAATCATCTGTGCAGCAGCGAATACTTTAAAGGTTAGAGAAAATGAAATTTTTATAGCTTCTACAGGTGTTATTGGTGAACCAATGGATGCATCGGCTATTGTAAATCTTTTACCAAGTATGGCAGAGACAGCAGAAGAGGGAAATTGGTTGGAAGCTGCAAAAGCCATCATGACAACTGACACATTTCCAAAACTTTCTACGCGTACCTTTAATTGTGGGGGGGTGAATGTTACCATTAATGCGATTGCAAAAGGTGCTGGAATGATTGCACCCGATATGGCGACAATGCTCTCGTTTGTTGTCTGTGATGCGACTATTTCTTCGGATATGCTTCAATCCATGCTATCAGAGGCGGTTCAAGGTTCTTTCAATTCGATTACTGTCGATAGTGATACTTCGACATCAGATACACTCATGATATTTGCGACAGGAAAAGAACATTTTCCATGCCTTAAAAGTCAATCTGATCCACGTTATGGCATTTTTGTAAAACAATTGAGTGAACTTCTGCATGAGCTAGCACTCCAAGTTGTATGTGATGGTGAAGGCGCACGTCATTTAATTGAAGTAAATGTAAGTGGTGCTACAACAGATAAGGCTGCCAAGACTATTGCTTTATCCATTGCAAATTCACCGCTTGTAAAAACAGCTATTGCTGGTGAAGATGCTAACTGGGGGCGCGTAGTTATGGCAGTTGGCAAGGCAGGTGTTGAAGTCGATCGTGATCTGTTGACAATTTGGTTTGGTGAACATCGTGTGGCAGTGAATGGCGAACGAGATCCTGCTTATTGCGAAGAAAAAATAGCTGCTTATATGCGAGGTAAACACATCACAATTCGTGTTGATATCGGTTTAGGTGAAAGTAGTACGACGGTTTGGTCTTGCGATTTAACAAAAGAATACGTTATGATCAATAGCGATTATAGAAGTTAACGGATACATCATAAATTTGACATTAGATATCTGTATATTTGAGGGAGAGTAGGGAGTATTTTAACACTTTTATTTTGAAGTAGAGGGTGATAGGGAAAAGGTGGTTATCTTTATCCTGTTTGGAGAGCGATATGGGTACAAAAAGTTCACTTCTTCTTGTTGTTGCGTGTGCATTGTTAGATCAAGATAATCGTGTTCTGCTTACCAAGCGTCCTCAAGGAAAATCACTCGCTGGTTTATGGGAATTTCCTGGTGGAAAGGTTGAACAAGGCGAAATTCCAGAAATATCATTAATTCGTGAATTAGAGGAGGAGCTAGGTATTCATGTTCAGGTGGATAATTTACAGCCCTTAACATTTGCAAGCCATAGCTACGAAACATTTCATCTCCTAATGCCCTTATATCTTTGTCGCCATTATGAAGGTGTTGCTAGAGGGCGAGAAGGGCAAAATTTAAAATGGATTTTTATTGGTGATCTTGAGAGATATCCTATGCCTGATGCTGATAAACCATTGGTTCAGATATTAAAAAATTATCTTCTTTAAGG is a genomic window containing:
- a CDS encoding (deoxy)nucleoside triphosphate pyrophosphohydrolase, coding for MGTKSSLLLVVACALLDQDNRVLLTKRPQGKSLAGLWEFPGGKVEQGEIPEISLIRELEEELGIHVQVDNLQPLTFASHSYETFHLLMPLYLCRHYEGVARGREGQNLKWIFIGDLERYPMPDADKPLVQILKNYLL
- a CDS encoding peptidylprolyl isomerase, producing MKFNFITLFLASALLASTSLGVRATEDLNSSPNDLKTLEKASEKAVSPSHVMAVIDGKDITAGQLDELALEINPNLARFPDEQRRIMVLKAYVDMQALAKAARSKGLDKSEAYDKRMAVMRDNVLQQLYFKQAIVDKISDTDLEALYKQEIAALPKEDEVKARHILVKTRKEAEAIIKRLSKGENFEEIAKKSSTDGSAAVGGDLGYFSHGQMVKPFEDAAFGLKVGEYTKQPVESPFGWHIIKLEDRRVKQPPAFDDVKEMLRTQLIKKRYQELIVDLRSKIDVKYPDPNVTKIMESLNQNGTLIPDETSDEEDTE
- the argJ gene encoding bifunctional glutamate N-acetyltransferase/amino-acid acetyltransferase ArgJ is translated as MVFKISPLMPQNIQELSPLSDVRIATAKAGIKYKDRTDLLFIVFDKPASVAGVFTRSKCPSAPVEHCRASLPHGVARGVIVNSGNANAFTGSKGKNTTNEIICAAANTLKVRENEIFIASTGVIGEPMDASAIVNLLPSMAETAEEGNWLEAAKAIMTTDTFPKLSTRTFNCGGVNVTINAIAKGAGMIAPDMATMLSFVVCDATISSDMLQSMLSEAVQGSFNSITVDSDTSTSDTLMIFATGKEHFPCLKSQSDPRYGIFVKQLSELLHELALQVVCDGEGARHLIEVNVSGATTDKAAKTIALSIANSPLVKTAIAGEDANWGRVVMAVGKAGVEVDRDLLTIWFGEHRVAVNGERDPAYCEEKIAAYMRGKHITIRVDIGLGESSTTVWSCDLTKEYVMINSDYRS